The following are from one region of the Tenacibaculum dicentrarchi genome:
- a CDS encoding PorP/SprF family type IX secretion system membrane protein, translating to MIKRITLYIITLFFTVLSIEAQVSSSAQQYNSFTSRNFMKFNRFLTVPTFSSLRENKTTITAIVRNSNIDFEDNPRLHVVSYAGKMRENIGAGFAIYQQEVAGMKDFGAIANYAQRLQLSQSLDLTFGFNFLYSRSSLDWARVLVKNKEDSFLSNFQDIPIVMLQPAVTLSFGKFDVGVFFENLIDFNLKNSELATTFGEKTISAHAMYSHEFTYASGIFEGTDLRTLIIARKEGTEGFSGAGTIILDLPKAGWIKAGYDKTYGMSAGLGVNISDKLAIGFSYEKNKFSATNEVGLVYTLGQKRYTREISKRRTGKVNITLPKRKPKKKPVYKDEEHHDLSDELQQAQDSINNLNKKVDEVLRILKNQPALIKEVIKEPKTFIPKEIKGDEKDTSLKRRSKAPWRESTITKSDGGGGGTMYYVVSDRYRNKENVEVLIEKWNRLDIEAKYIYDPTDKWYYVYIDRYAKESDAEDKVYDFNDKTRLFENNDKNDQSSIKMKKGGKDPVYVVKLTIGEKGDSYKEPKKQPPARVRTMSNSQGIEPGYYLQVYVNSKKPLADRNVDELRNDDIEAGYFINPTTGYMHVYIAKTDNREEIIRLYNSNLDGAFYDRKTIVHIK from the coding sequence ATGATTAAAAGAATTACATTATATATTATAACGCTATTTTTTACAGTACTTTCTATAGAAGCACAGGTGTCAAGTAGTGCACAGCAGTACAATAGTTTTACTTCACGTAATTTTATGAAGTTTAATCGTTTTTTAACAGTGCCAACTTTTTCATCATTACGAGAAAATAAAACTACAATAACAGCTATTGTACGTAATAGTAATATTGATTTTGAAGACAACCCGAGGTTACACGTGGTTTCGTACGCAGGAAAAATGCGTGAAAACATAGGTGCAGGCTTTGCTATTTATCAGCAAGAAGTTGCAGGTATGAAAGATTTTGGTGCTATCGCGAATTACGCTCAGCGATTGCAATTAAGTCAAAGCCTAGATTTAACCTTCGGTTTTAATTTTTTATATAGTAGAAGTAGTTTAGATTGGGCTAGGGTATTGGTGAAGAATAAAGAGGATTCTTTTTTAAGTAATTTTCAAGATATTCCTATTGTAATGCTGCAACCTGCGGTAACCTTATCGTTTGGTAAGTTTGATGTAGGAGTGTTTTTTGAAAATTTAATTGATTTTAATTTGAAAAATAGCGAATTAGCAACTACTTTTGGCGAAAAAACAATATCAGCTCATGCAATGTATTCTCACGAGTTTACCTACGCTTCAGGTATTTTTGAAGGTACAGATTTGAGAACATTAATAATCGCTAGAAAAGAAGGTACAGAAGGCTTTAGTGGTGCAGGTACTATAATATTAGATTTGCCTAAAGCAGGTTGGATTAAAGCAGGTTACGATAAAACTTATGGTATGTCTGCTGGTTTAGGTGTTAATATTTCTGATAAACTAGCTATAGGATTTAGTTATGAAAAAAATAAATTTTCGGCAACGAATGAAGTTGGTTTGGTTTATACTTTAGGGCAAAAAAGATATACTCGAGAAATATCGAAGAGAAGAACGGGTAAAGTAAATATTACTTTGCCAAAAAGAAAACCTAAGAAAAAACCTGTATATAAAGATGAAGAGCATCATGATTTATCTGATGAACTTCAGCAAGCACAAGACTCTATTAATAATTTAAATAAAAAAGTAGATGAGGTGCTTCGAATTTTAAAAAATCAACCAGCATTAATAAAAGAGGTAATAAAAGAGCCAAAAACATTTATTCCTAAGGAGATTAAAGGCGATGAAAAAGACACTTCTTTAAAGAGAAGATCAAAAGCACCTTGGCGTGAAAGCACTATTACGAAATCTGACGGAGGCGGAGGCGGAACGATGTATTATGTAGTTTCAGATAGGTACAGAAATAAAGAAAATGTAGAGGTTCTAATAGAAAAATGGAACAGATTAGATATAGAGGCTAAATATATTTACGACCCTACCGATAAATGGTATTACGTATATATTGACAGATATGCAAAAGAGTCGGATGCTGAAGATAAAGTGTACGATTTTAACGATAAAACCCGTCTGTTTGAAAATAACGACAAAAACGATCAATCATCAATAAAGATGAAAAAAGGAGGTAAAGATCCTGTTTATGTGGTTAAATTAACTATTGGTGAAAAAGGTGATTCATATAAAGAGCCTAAAAAACAACCGCCAGCAAGGGTAAGAACGATGTCAAACTCACAAGGAATTGAGCCAGGGTATTATTTACAGGTTTATGTAAATTCAAAAAAACCATTAGCAGACAGAAATGTAGATGAGCTAAGAAATGACGATATTGAAGCAGGGTATTTTATAAATCCAACCACAGGTTATATGCACGTGTATATAGCAAAGACAGATAATAGAGAAGAAATTATCCGTTTATATAATAGCAATTTAGATGGCGCGTTTTACGATCGTAAAACGATAGTACATATAAAATAA
- the cmk gene encoding (d)CMP kinase, whose translation MTQKITIAIDGFSSTGKSTIAKQLATKLGYIYVDTGAMYRAVTLYAMQHNYISDTHFNSADLIADLQNISLKFIFNEKAGFAEMYLNNSNIETQIRSIEVSRLVSKIATISEVRKKLVSEQQEMGKNKGIVMDGRDIGSVVFPDAELKLFMTASADKRATRRYKELLDRGDNVNYPEILHNVQERDRIDSTRKDSPLILTDDAIEFDNSNMGLEDQFDRIMSLVKMRLSS comes from the coding sequence ATGACACAAAAAATTACCATAGCCATTGACGGCTTTTCATCGACAGGAAAAAGTACGATTGCCAAACAATTAGCAACAAAATTAGGCTATATTTATGTTGATACAGGCGCTATGTACAGAGCGGTTACCTTGTACGCAATGCAACATAATTATATTTCAGACACGCATTTTAATTCTGCTGATTTAATTGCTGATTTACAGAATATTTCACTTAAATTTATTTTTAATGAAAAAGCAGGGTTTGCTGAAATGTACTTAAATAATAGTAATATTGAAACTCAAATTAGAAGCATTGAAGTATCAAGACTTGTTAGTAAAATTGCAACCATTTCAGAGGTTCGTAAAAAATTAGTTAGCGAACAACAAGAAATGGGTAAAAATAAAGGTATTGTAATGGATGGTAGAGATATTGGTTCGGTTGTTTTTCCTGATGCCGAATTAAAATTATTTATGACCGCCTCTGCCGATAAACGAGCAACACGTCGTTATAAAGAATTATTAGACCGTGGCGACAATGTAAATTATCCAGAAATTTTACACAATGTTCAAGAGCGTGACCGTATTGATTCTACCCGAAAAGATTCGCCCTTAATTTTAACCGATGATGCCATAGAATTTGACAATTCTAATATGGGATTAGAAGACCAATTTGATAGAATTATGAGCTTAGTAAAAATGAGATTGTCTTCATAA
- the coaD gene encoding pantetheine-phosphate adenylyltransferase — MKKAIFPGSFDPITLGHLDIIERGVTLFDEVVIAIGVNADKKYMFSLEERKHFIEETFKNQPKIKVVIYSGLTVKFCQEENAQFILRGLRNPADFEFEKAIAHTNRKLSEIETVFLLTSSGKSYISSSIVRDVIRNDGDYTGLVPDAVRI; from the coding sequence ATGAAAAAAGCTATTTTTCCAGGGTCTTTTGACCCTATTACACTTGGGCATCTAGATATTATTGAGCGTGGCGTTACTTTATTTGATGAAGTTGTTATTGCAATTGGCGTAAATGCTGATAAAAAATATATGTTTTCATTAGAAGAACGAAAACATTTTATTGAAGAAACTTTTAAAAATCAACCTAAAATTAAGGTCGTTATTTATAGCGGATTAACAGTAAAATTTTGTCAAGAAGAAAATGCTCAATTTATTTTAAGAGGTTTGCGAAATCCTGCCGATTTTGAATTTGAAAAAGCCATCGCTCATACAAATAGAAAACTTTCAGAAATAGAAACAGTATTTTTATTAACATCATCAGGTAAAAGCTATATTTCATCATCAATTGTACGTGATGTTATTAGAAATGATGGTGATTATACTGGATTAGTTCCTGATGCAGTTAGAATTTAA
- a CDS encoding response regulator, which translates to MKILAIDDQKLVLIPLEIRLKELGYQVVTEINGIKGMDLFSSFQPDLVIVDLNMPGISGMEIVKHIRITKNSDTPIMILSGNTDDNMITQGFDLGINDYMKKPLSLVEVCARVKRLIGIPKTINKTINYKGVIIQQRCVGVVIPCYNEEKRLLSQDFTAFIDKNSGYHLCFVNDGSTDKTLIVLNDLRKGREDFITIHNCVENGGKAEAVRQGMLYMSKQKDLDYIGFLDADLSTDLTDFDELVSTIENSNYKIVSGSRINRMGANITKESARKIISLTINFIIRKILSMDFKDTQCGAKIFKKDVIEISFGKKFITKWIFDVEIFKRITHHFGLDEAKNILCEKPLKRWIHADGSKLSMKDSVKIIGQLGQIAWAYRK; encoded by the coding sequence ATGAAAATATTAGCTATAGATGATCAAAAATTAGTTTTAATACCGCTAGAAATTAGATTAAAAGAATTAGGTTATCAAGTTGTTACTGAAATAAACGGAATTAAAGGAATGGATTTATTTAGTTCTTTTCAACCAGATTTAGTAATTGTAGATCTTAATATGCCAGGAATTTCAGGCATGGAAATAGTAAAACATATTAGAATAACTAAAAATTCAGATACACCAATTATGATTTTATCAGGTAATACCGATGATAATATGATAACACAAGGTTTCGATTTAGGTATTAATGATTACATGAAAAAACCACTGAGTTTAGTAGAGGTATGCGCTAGGGTAAAAAGATTGATTGGTATTCCGAAGACTATAAATAAAACCATAAATTATAAAGGAGTAATTATACAACAAAGATGTGTTGGAGTTGTAATTCCTTGCTATAACGAAGAAAAAAGGCTTTTAAGCCAGGATTTCACGGCTTTTATTGATAAAAATTCAGGATATCATTTGTGTTTTGTAAATGATGGAAGTACTGATAAAACATTAATTGTTTTAAATGATTTAAGAAAAGGAAGAGAGGATTTTATTACAATACATAATTGTGTAGAAAATGGTGGAAAAGCAGAAGCTGTTAGACAGGGAATGTTATATATGTCAAAACAAAAAGATTTAGATTATATAGGTTTTTTAGATGCTGACTTATCTACGGATTTAACTGATTTTGATGAATTAGTTTCTACTATTGAAAATTCAAATTATAAAATTGTGAGTGGCTCTAGAATAAATAGGATGGGGGCAAATATTACAAAAGAATCCGCTCGTAAAATAATAAGTTTAACTATAAATTTTATCATCAGAAAAATTCTTTCTATGGATTTTAAAGATACCCAATGTGGTGCCAAAATTTTTAAGAAAGATGTTATCGAAATTTCTTTTGGTAAAAAATTTATAACAAAATGGATTTTTGATGTTGAAATATTTAAAAGAATTACACATCATTTTGGTTTAGATGAAGCAAAAAATATATTGTGTGAAAAACCCCTAAAAAGATGGATTCATGCAGATGGATCTAAATTATCAATGAAAGATTCTGTGAAAATTATAGGGCAATTAGGGCAAATAGCTTGGGCTTATAGAAAATAA
- a CDS encoding D-alanine--D-alanine ligase yields the protein MKKNIAIIMGGYSSEAAISLKSGTVVYTHLDTEKYTAYKIHILKDKWVLVDKKNEEHLINKNDFSADVNGKKITFDVVFNAIHGAPGENGAILAYFDLIGIKHTSASFYQMALTFNKRDTLSVLKNYGISTAISVYLNKGDVVNIDKIIEKVGLPCFVKPNNAGSSFGISKVHSKEALLPALEVAYKEDSEILIESFLDGAEVSVGVFQYKGKTTVLPITEIVSENDFFDYQAKYEGKSTEITPARITEKQEKRVSEISKRVYDILNMKGFTRSEYIFINDEPYFLEINTVPGLTQASILPQQANCAGINLTELFGNAIEMAINN from the coding sequence GTGAAAAAAAATATAGCGATTATTATGGGAGGATATTCTTCGGAAGCAGCAATATCCTTAAAAAGCGGAACAGTAGTTTACACGCACCTCGATACAGAAAAATATACCGCATATAAAATTCATATTTTAAAAGATAAATGGGTTTTAGTCGATAAAAAAAATGAAGAACACCTTATTAACAAGAATGATTTTTCTGCAGATGTAAATGGTAAAAAAATCACTTTTGACGTTGTTTTTAATGCTATTCATGGCGCACCTGGCGAAAATGGAGCTATTTTAGCATATTTTGATTTAATCGGAATTAAGCATACCTCAGCGTCTTTTTATCAAATGGCATTAACTTTTAACAAACGAGATACTTTAAGTGTTTTAAAAAACTACGGAATTTCAACAGCAATTTCGGTGTATTTGAACAAAGGTGATGTTGTTAATATTGATAAAATCATTGAAAAAGTTGGCTTACCATGTTTTGTAAAACCCAATAATGCAGGTTCTAGCTTTGGTATTTCAAAAGTACACAGTAAAGAAGCCTTACTTCCTGCTCTAGAAGTTGCCTACAAAGAAGATTCCGAAATATTAATTGAAAGTTTTTTAGACGGTGCAGAAGTTTCTGTGGGGGTTTTTCAATATAAAGGAAAAACCACCGTTTTACCGATTACGGAAATTGTATCAGAAAATGATTTTTTTGATTATCAGGCAAAATACGAAGGTAAATCAACAGAAATTACACCTGCACGTATCACTGAAAAACAAGAAAAACGTGTTTCGGAAATTTCAAAACGAGTCTATGATATTTTAAATATGAAAGGTTTTACCCGTTCTGAATATATTTTTATAAATGATGAACCTTATTTCTTAGAAATAAACACCGTTCCTGGCTTAACTCAAGCCAGTATTTTACCACAACAAGCAAATTGCGCAGGTATTAATTTAACCGAACTATTTGGAAACGCTATTGAAATGGCAATAAATAATTAA
- a CDS encoding PASTA domain-containing protein, giving the protein MSGFSEKFKNLFQFVKSKAFFMQIGIAVASLFITVFVLQWWLGFTTNHDQKIQVPNLHKMSLVEVEKKLKELNLDFIIIDSATYNPEYPKKSVIEQNPAVNDFVKEKRKIYLTLNPSKYRDIEVPNLNGRTKRQATTHLQSQGFIVGKEITWVEDIGKDVVRGLKYNGKEITAGVKLPKKTTINLILGDGNGN; this is encoded by the coding sequence ATGAGTGGTTTTTCAGAAAAATTTAAAAATTTATTTCAATTTGTAAAAAGTAAAGCATTTTTTATGCAAATAGGAATTGCAGTAGCTTCGTTATTTATAACTGTTTTTGTGTTACAATGGTGGTTAGGGTTTACAACAAATCACGATCAAAAAATACAAGTTCCTAATTTACATAAAATGTCATTAGTAGAGGTTGAAAAAAAATTAAAGGAACTTAATTTAGATTTTATTATTATTGACAGTGCTACTTATAATCCTGAATATCCAAAAAAATCAGTGATAGAACAAAACCCAGCGGTAAACGATTTTGTAAAAGAAAAACGTAAAATTTATTTAACATTAAATCCGTCTAAATATAGAGATATTGAAGTCCCAAATTTAAATGGTCGAACAAAAAGACAGGCAACAACACATTTACAATCGCAAGGCTTTATTGTTGGTAAAGAAATTACATGGGTAGAAGATATTGGTAAAGATGTTGTAAGAGGCTTAAAATACAACGGGAAAGAAATTACAGCAGGAGTAAAACTGCCTAAAAAAACAACAATCAACCTAATTTTAGGTGATGGTAATGGTAACTAA
- a CDS encoding RluA family pseudouridine synthase — protein sequence MQEDTNLEIENNELHEHHRFVATEGQEPLRVDKFLMNFIENSTRSKIQQAAKAGNVLVNEVAVKPNHKVKPRDIVRVVLAYPPAENLLVAEDLPIDIVYEDDDVIVVNKAPGMVVHPGHGNYSGTLVNGLIHHVENLPTNSNERPGLVHRIDKDTSGLLVVAKNEFAMTHLSKQFFDRTTERLYYALVWGDVKEDTGTIEGNIGRSFKNRLQMDVFTDGEHGKHAVTHYKVLERLTYVTLVQCKLETGRTHQIRAHFKHIGHTLFNDERYGGDAVLKGTTFTKYKQFVKNCFKTLPRQALHAKTLGFTHPVSGEFMQFNTEIPADIEACLVKWRTYSENSKLEELDEE from the coding sequence ATGCAGGAAGACACGAATTTAGAAATAGAAAATAACGAATTACACGAACATCACAGGTTTGTAGCAACCGAAGGGCAAGAGCCATTAAGAGTCGATAAATTTTTAATGAATTTCATTGAAAACTCAACCAGAAGTAAAATTCAGCAAGCTGCAAAAGCAGGGAATGTGTTGGTAAACGAGGTGGCGGTAAAGCCAAATCATAAAGTAAAACCAAGAGATATTGTTCGTGTTGTTTTAGCATATCCGCCAGCGGAAAATTTATTAGTAGCCGAAGATTTACCTATTGATATTGTTTATGAAGATGATGATGTAATTGTGGTAAATAAAGCTCCAGGAATGGTGGTACATCCAGGGCATGGAAATTACTCAGGAACTTTAGTAAACGGATTAATTCATCATGTTGAAAACTTGCCAACCAATTCAAATGAGCGTCCTGGTTTAGTACATCGTATTGATAAAGATACCAGCGGATTGTTAGTGGTTGCAAAAAATGAGTTTGCAATGACACATTTATCAAAACAATTTTTTGATAGAACTACCGAACGTTTATATTACGCCTTAGTTTGGGGTGATGTAAAAGAAGATACCGGAACTATTGAAGGAAATATCGGGCGTAGTTTTAAAAATCGTTTGCAAATGGATGTTTTTACTGATGGCGAACATGGTAAACATGCGGTAACACATTATAAAGTTTTAGAGCGTTTAACCTACGTTACATTAGTACAATGTAAATTAGAAACAGGAAGAACGCATCAAATTAGAGCACATTTTAAACATATCGGTCATACCTTATTTAACGATGAGCGTTATGGTGGTGATGCCGTTTTAAAAGGAACAACTTTTACAAAATATAAGCAATTTGTAAAAAACTGTTTTAAAACATTGCCAAGACAAGCTTTACATGCTAAAACATTAGGGTTTACGCATCCTGTAAGTGGTGAGTTTATGCAATTTAATACAGAAATACCTGCTGATATTGAAGCCTGTTTAGTAAAATGGCGTACCTATTCTGAAAATTCTAAATTAGAAGAATTAGACGAAGAATAA
- the manA gene encoding mannose-6-phosphate isomerase, class I, with the protein MILEQTIKKIFLIEGKIQHYDWGGKKFISNLIKRKKNIANYAEYWLGAHLKAPSIIKTKAGNISLDFFLRQKPIEFLGVRVAKTYGKLPYLFKVLDVDKMLSIQVHPTKKAAEIGFKRENKKGILLTARNRNYKDKNHKPEVMVALSDFWLLHGFLKSEKIIENLEKTSELHFLLSTFKTHNYFELYKKVMQFSQQEVNEILKPLANRILPDFLNNKIQKSSPEYWVAKALENKSLDNIDRGIFSFYFFNIVNLSKGEAIFQDAGVPHAYLEGKNIELMANSDNVLRGGLTSKHIDVEELLKNTKFEETIPKILYGIKSPLNDELVYQTKAKDFRLSKIQSNEAIRYNSTSKSIEILIILKGNATVIRHKNRINIEKGQAILIKANTRYRIVSSKGVEIYKASVPD; encoded by the coding sequence ATGATTTTAGAACAAACTATAAAAAAAATTTTTTTAATCGAAGGAAAAATACAACATTATGATTGGGGTGGGAAGAAATTTATCTCAAATTTAATTAAAAGAAAAAAAAATATTGCTAATTATGCCGAATATTGGTTAGGAGCACATTTAAAAGCACCATCAATTATTAAAACAAAGGCAGGTAATATTTCTTTAGATTTCTTTTTAAGACAAAAGCCAATTGAGTTTTTAGGGGTAAGAGTAGCTAAAACTTATGGAAAATTACCTTACTTATTTAAAGTGTTAGATGTTGATAAAATGTTATCAATACAAGTACACCCAACAAAAAAAGCAGCAGAAATAGGATTTAAACGTGAAAATAAAAAAGGAATTTTATTAACTGCAAGAAATAGAAATTATAAAGATAAAAATCATAAGCCAGAAGTAATGGTTGCTTTAAGTGACTTTTGGCTATTACATGGCTTTTTAAAAAGTGAAAAAATAATAGAAAATCTTGAAAAAACAAGTGAATTACATTTTTTATTATCAACTTTTAAAACGCATAATTATTTTGAATTATACAAAAAAGTGATGCAGTTTTCTCAACAAGAAGTCAATGAAATTTTAAAGCCTTTAGCGAATAGAATTTTACCAGATTTTTTAAATAATAAAATACAAAAATCATCACCAGAATATTGGGTAGCAAAAGCATTGGAAAATAAAAGTTTAGACAATATTGATAGAGGAATTTTTTCTTTCTATTTTTTTAATATTGTAAACTTATCAAAAGGAGAAGCTATTTTTCAAGATGCAGGAGTTCCTCACGCATATTTAGAAGGAAAAAATATTGAATTAATGGCAAATTCAGACAATGTTTTAAGAGGTGGACTAACATCTAAACATATTGATGTTGAAGAGCTTTTGAAAAATACAAAATTTGAAGAAACAATTCCTAAAATATTATATGGTATTAAAAGTCCGCTTAATGATGAATTAGTATACCAAACAAAAGCAAAAGACTTTAGACTAAGTAAAATTCAATCTAATGAAGCGATAAGATACAATTCAACATCAAAATCGATAGAAATTTTAATTATTTTAAAAGGGAACGCTACTGTTATAAGACATAAAAATCGCATTAATATCGAAAAAGGACAAGCGATTTTAATAAAAGCAAATACTCGTTATAGAATTGTTTCTTCAAAAGGTGTTGAAATTTATAAAGCTAGTGTTCCTGATTAG
- a CDS encoding gliding motility-associated C-terminal domain-containing protein — protein sequence MKIIKSTYILLGIFLFFMSTSIVSQTLLKPKIQFTSACDDTTNTSNDYTVTFSYKTSAFAADNTFTIELSDPNGTWNSPVNLATIATENDTFTFSRTFQLPKTFVKNYKIRLVATSPVMTSPDSESFYRLFNDRVLNNYEDVVLCDGATTKLILDTDQQGAYTWYRDGSIITTTTDPFLEVSASGKYQVKIDYGACGFGKSTLIEVVTFSETDAQINSPDVVEICGDESHTFQANVTDTSYTYTWFLDNQVVQSSNSSTYTTPTVGQLGVYSLEIDTGVCVTTSNNVSLNQKNAPSFTITENTPLASVLLPGEAKDISITVNNAANFEVEWYKDDKRLFGVDGTSLNVNQPGTYIANVVETATGLCSSGLSSQPIRLLSVKRFEPVMITDDNYESCNATGVDLKLQQVNVIAQNDNEYVLTSEQLELLNYQWILDGVNIVNATDNKLTRSSYTQNGIYTLGISAGHLNNVSSSELDIKLIAKPAVVTSEPSSNSLCPGGIITYTIKDVVDGYTYQWFKNDDQTALGTDVAEFVVNEIGTYTLKMTGFGCEKIIETLEVVLFDAEAIVVTPSEKVVLKEGESTGITASGAESYMWYEGENTDGTLLSTSETLEVTSLGFYTVVATAGACGIEKTIEVIAQDEQVIVPNIVTPNADGVNDTWSISNKYAFQPKVSVQLYNANGKEIFKTNDYQNDWPFESLGNQRVFYYKIIKENILIKAGTISVLD from the coding sequence ATGAAAATAATTAAAAGCACCTACATACTTTTAGGGATATTTCTCTTTTTTATGAGTACTTCCATTGTATCTCAAACATTGTTGAAGCCTAAAATACAATTTACATCAGCGTGTGATGATACTACAAATACAAGTAACGATTATACGGTTACATTTAGTTACAAAACATCGGCATTCGCTGCCGACAATACATTTACTATTGAATTGTCTGACCCAAATGGTACTTGGAATAGCCCTGTAAACTTAGCAACAATCGCTACGGAAAACGATACCTTTACTTTTTCGAGAACTTTTCAATTACCAAAAACTTTTGTTAAAAATTATAAAATAAGATTAGTAGCAACTTCGCCTGTAATGACAAGCCCCGATTCTGAGTCTTTTTATAGATTATTTAATGACAGGGTTTTAAATAATTACGAAGATGTAGTGCTTTGTGATGGCGCTACTACTAAATTAATATTAGATACCGATCAACAAGGGGCATACACTTGGTATAGAGATGGCAGTATAATTACAACAACAACGGATCCTTTTTTAGAAGTTTCGGCTTCGGGTAAGTATCAGGTTAAAATAGATTATGGTGCTTGTGGTTTTGGAAAGTCAACATTAATAGAAGTGGTTACTTTTAGTGAAACAGATGCACAAATTAATAGCCCTGATGTTGTTGAAATTTGTGGTGATGAATCGCATACTTTTCAAGCGAATGTTACGGACACTTCTTATACTTATACTTGGTTTTTAGATAATCAAGTCGTTCAATCGTCAAATAGTTCAACATATACAACGCCCACTGTAGGGCAGTTAGGGGTTTATTCTTTAGAAATTGATACAGGTGTTTGTGTAACTACCTCAAATAATGTAAGCTTAAATCAAAAAAATGCGCCTAGTTTTACCATTACAGAAAATACCCCTTTAGCATCGGTATTATTACCTGGAGAAGCTAAAGATATATCGATTACAGTAAATAATGCCGCTAATTTTGAGGTTGAATGGTATAAAGATGATAAAAGATTATTTGGTGTAGATGGAACGTCTTTAAATGTGAATCAGCCAGGTACTTATATTGCAAATGTTGTAGAAACAGCTACAGGATTATGTTCTTCAGGCTTGTCATCACAGCCAATACGCTTGTTGAGTGTAAAAAGATTTGAACCTGTTATGATTACAGATGACAATTATGAAAGTTGTAACGCCACAGGTGTTGATTTAAAACTACAACAAGTAAATGTTATTGCTCAAAATGATAACGAGTATGTTTTAACATCGGAGCAATTAGAACTATTAAATTATCAATGGATTTTAGACGGTGTAAATATTGTTAATGCTACAGACAACAAATTAACACGTAGTTCATATACGCAAAACGGAATTTATACGTTAGGGATTAGCGCAGGACATTTAAATAATGTATCTTCTAGCGAATTAGATATTAAACTAATCGCTAAGCCAGCAGTAGTAACATCAGAACCGTCTTCAAACTCATTATGCCCAGGAGGTATTATTACCTACACAATAAAAGATGTAGTTGATGGTTATACGTATCAATGGTTTAAAAATGATGATCAAACAGCTTTAGGAACTGATGTAGCCGAGTTTGTAGTAAATGAAATAGGTACTTATACCTTAAAAATGACAGGCTTTGGTTGTGAAAAAATAATAGAAACACTAGAAGTTGTTTTGTTTGATGCAGAGGCTATTGTTGTAACACCATCAGAAAAGGTGGTGCTTAAAGAGGGGGAAAGCACTGGAATAACAGCATCAGGGGCAGAGTCATATATGTGGTATGAAGGTGAAAATACCGATGGAACCCTTTTATCAACAAGTGAAACCTTAGAGGTAACATCTTTAGGTTTTTATACTGTAGTAGCCACTGCAGGAGCTTGTGGAATAGAAAAAACAATTGAAGTGATAGCTCAAGATGAACAGGTAATTGTACCAAATATCGTAACCCCTAATGCCGATGGAGTTAATGATACTTGGAGTATTTCAAATAAATATGCCTTTCAACCAAAGGTAAGTGTACAATTATATAATGCTAATGGAAAAGAAATATTTAAAACAAATGATTATCAAAATGATTGGCCTTTTGAAAGTTTAGGCAATCAACGAGTTTTTTATTATAAAATAATAAAAGAAAATATATTGATTAAAGCAGGAACAATATCTGTGTTAGATTAA